Proteins encoded together in one Sphingomonas radiodurans window:
- a CDS encoding DUF3800 domain-containing protein, with the protein MFDKASYTDEIEPAFRRLKFKYFGHDAAVLHEREIRKQAPPFAFLRQDAALREAFMADVSEIMINARFHAYCAVIDKLKHKARYSDPWNPYEIAMQFCMEKLSNRLVVDGQSKRLTHVLFEARGREEDRQLELEFRRVAANDKRWGWRAVDFTRTPLEPLFVPKAANLAGHQLADLIARPLALRAIKPGQPNRAFDIVADRIWDFKVFP; encoded by the coding sequence GTGTTTGATAAGGCATCATATACCGATGAAATCGAACCGGCGTTTAGGCGGCTAAAATTCAAATATTTCGGACATGATGCAGCGGTCCTCCATGAACGCGAAATTCGCAAGCAGGCCCCACCATTCGCCTTCCTTCGACAAGACGCCGCGCTTCGCGAGGCCTTCATGGCCGACGTGAGCGAGATAATGATCAATGCACGTTTCCACGCTTATTGTGCGGTTATCGACAAGCTCAAGCACAAGGCGCGCTATTCCGATCCATGGAATCCATACGAAATTGCTATGCAGTTTTGTATGGAGAAGCTTAGCAACAGGCTGGTTGTTGATGGGCAGTCAAAGCGATTGACGCATGTCTTATTCGAAGCTCGCGGGCGCGAGGAGGATCGGCAACTCGAATTAGAGTTCCGGCGCGTCGCGGCGAATGACAAGCGCTGGGGCTGGCGGGCTGTAGATTTCACTCGAACGCCGCTCGAACCACTATTTGTCCCAAAGGCGGCGAACTTAGCGGGACATCAACTCGCCGACCTGATCGCCAGACCACTTGCACTGCGCGCGATAAAGCCGGGCCAACCAAACCGGGCATTCGATATCGTCGCCGATCGGATCTGGGACTTCAAAGTGTTTCCCTGA
- a CDS encoding DUF3800 domain-containing protein — translation MTDFSDFIVFADESGDHGLTSIDPQFPVFASSFACLIRHHIPMKSNRRLGG, via the coding sequence ATGACCGATTTCAGCGACTTCATCGTCTTTGCAGACGAGAGCGGTGACCATGGCCTGACGTCGATTGATCCGCAATTTCCGGTATTTGCCTCGTCTTTTGCGTGTTTGATAAGGCATCATATACCGATGAAATCGAACCGGCGTTTAGGCGGCTAA
- a CDS encoding endonuclease domain-containing protein: MVERRTVVKARRLRRAMTLPEIALWDVLRARPAGIKFRRQHPIGPFVLDFYCASARLAIEVDGMAHEMGDNSARDARRDRWLAGQGVEVLRIAARDVLDDLEAVVVFVVQRCALPLHQPAAGPPPHAVHGED; this comes from the coding sequence ATGGTCGAGCGGAGAACGGTAGTGAAAGCGCGGCGGCTACGGCGCGCGATGACGCTGCCGGAGATCGCCTTGTGGGACGTGCTCCGCGCTCGGCCCGCGGGGATCAAGTTCCGCCGCCAGCATCCGATCGGGCCGTTCGTGCTGGATTTCTACTGCGCTTCCGCCCGCCTCGCGATCGAGGTGGACGGGATGGCGCACGAGATGGGCGACAACTCGGCGCGCGACGCGCGGCGCGATCGGTGGCTGGCGGGGCAGGGGGTGGAGGTGCTGCGGATCGCGGCGCGGGATGTGCTGGACGATCTTGAGGCGGTGGTGGTGTTTGTCGTTCAGCGCTGCGCGCTGCCCCTCCACCAGCCTGCGGCTGGTCCCCCTCCCCATGCTGTGCATGGGGAGGATTGA
- a CDS encoding TorF family putative porin, which produces MRPIRRRAAEVRLIGTGIVVVLAATAMPALAQSLGGGVEVTTDERRRGISWSDGRIAPAASVRAGLPAGFDLGARVTGTRGDPRHGGADAVADVTGGFGSDIGGGLRVDGFVTGHLFVGAGGRMDYVEGGAGASYALGPAEIGVDARYAPSQSAIGGDNLWIGARARVGLPATPFTVTAGVGRSSGSTDDPIRAARLRPGGTYVDWSLGVDHITGPITLGVLYTGTDIARDRVVASPFAGARHTGDKVTARVSVTF; this is translated from the coding sequence ATGCGGCCCATTCGCCGGCGCGCGGCTGAGGTGCGGCTGATCGGAACGGGAATCGTCGTTGTCCTCGCGGCAACGGCGATGCCTGCGCTTGCGCAGTCCTTGGGCGGCGGCGTCGAGGTGACGACCGACGAGCGGCGGCGCGGGATCAGCTGGAGCGACGGGCGGATCGCGCCGGCCGCGAGCGTGCGCGCGGGGCTGCCGGCGGGCTTCGACCTTGGCGCGCGCGTGACCGGCACGCGCGGTGATCCGCGCCACGGCGGCGCCGATGCGGTGGCGGACGTGACCGGTGGCTTCGGCAGCGACATCGGTGGTGGGCTGCGCGTCGACGGGTTCGTCACGGGGCATCTGTTCGTCGGCGCAGGCGGACGGATGGATTACGTCGAGGGCGGCGCTGGGGCGAGTTATGCGCTCGGGCCGGCCGAGATCGGCGTCGACGCGCGCTATGCACCGTCGCAATCGGCGATCGGCGGCGACAATCTGTGGATCGGCGCACGCGCGCGTGTCGGCTTGCCGGCGACGCCGTTCACGGTGACTGCGGGCGTCGGGCGCTCGTCGGGATCGACCGACGATCCGATCCGCGCGGCGCGGCTGCGGCCGGGCGGGACTTATGTCGATTGGTCGCTGGGGGTAGATCATATCACCGGGCCGATCACGCTTGGGGTGCTGTACACGGGGACCGACATCGCGCGCGACCGCGTGGTGGCGTCGCCGTTCGCGGGCGCGCGGCATACGGGGGACAAGGTGACGGCGCGAGTGTCGGTGACGTTCTAG
- a CDS encoding M20/M25/M40 family metallo-hydrolase, whose translation MLRLFTAAALLATPAFGATTPAENQMKAAIATEAPRHEALLEKLVRQNSGSLNVAGVKAVGEMMRAELEPLGFTVQWIDMAATGRAGHIVATHKGNGRGKRVLLIGHLDTVFEPDSPFTGWSREGNRVTGPGVGDDKGGLVVIVATLRAMQAAGTLKAADIQVVLTGDEEKTGAPLADARRDLIEAGKWADIALEYENVATENGQDFATTARRSSTNWELVTTGRTGHSSGIFNQSLGYGATFEMARILDEFRRTLIEPNLTFNASVLVAGTPAALDEPGVKGNAEGKTNVIPARAVARGDLRSLTPEQDARIVAAMEAIVAKHLPGTTATIRFFDGYPSMPPTAGNRALMAQLNQVNRDIGLPEMLEMDPSKRGAADSSFVAADAVTLGGMGASGGGAHAVGEWVDVTSLPRQALRSAVLISRLTQEKRSR comes from the coding sequence ATGCTCCGTCTTTTCACCGCCGCCGCCCTCCTCGCCACCCCCGCTTTCGGCGCGACCACTCCGGCCGAAAACCAGATGAAGGCGGCGATCGCCACCGAGGCACCGCGCCACGAGGCCCTCCTCGAAAAGCTCGTCCGTCAGAATTCTGGCAGCCTCAACGTCGCCGGCGTGAAGGCGGTCGGTGAGATGATGCGCGCCGAGCTCGAACCGCTCGGCTTCACCGTCCAGTGGATCGACATGGCCGCCACCGGCCGCGCCGGGCACATCGTCGCAACGCACAAGGGCAATGGCCGCGGCAAGCGCGTGCTGCTGATCGGCCATCTCGATACGGTGTTCGAGCCCGACAGCCCCTTCACTGGCTGGTCGCGCGAGGGCAATCGAGTCACTGGCCCCGGCGTGGGTGACGACAAGGGCGGGCTCGTCGTGATCGTCGCCACGCTACGCGCGATGCAAGCCGCCGGCACACTCAAGGCCGCCGACATCCAGGTCGTCCTCACCGGCGACGAGGAGAAAACCGGCGCACCACTCGCCGACGCGCGCCGCGATCTGATCGAAGCGGGCAAATGGGCCGACATCGCGCTCGAATATGAGAATGTCGCGACCGAGAACGGCCAGGATTTCGCCACCACCGCGCGGCGCAGCTCGACCAACTGGGAACTCGTCACCACCGGCCGTACCGGGCACAGCAGCGGCATCTTCAACCAGTCGCTGGGCTATGGCGCGACGTTCGAGATGGCACGCATTCTCGATGAATTCCGCCGCACGCTGATCGAGCCCAACCTCACTTTCAACGCCAGCGTCCTCGTCGCCGGCACCCCCGCCGCGCTCGACGAACCCGGCGTGAAGGGCAATGCCGAGGGCAAGACCAACGTCATCCCCGCCCGTGCGGTCGCACGCGGCGATCTGCGCAGCCTCACGCCCGAGCAGGACGCACGCATCGTCGCCGCGATGGAGGCGATCGTCGCCAAGCATCTGCCGGGCACCACCGCCACGATCCGCTTCTTCGATGGCTACCCCTCGATGCCGCCGACCGCCGGCAACCGCGCGCTGATGGCACAGCTCAATCAGGTGAACCGTGACATCGGCTTGCCCGAGATGCTCGAAATGGACCCGTCCAAGCGCGGCGCCGCGGATTCGAGCTTCGTCGCGGCCGATGCTGTGACATTGGGCGGCATGGGCGCATCGGGCGGCGGCGCGCA